A window of Mucilaginibacter sp. PAMC 26640 contains these coding sequences:
- a CDS encoding pyridoxamine 5'-phosphate oxidase, with translation MDQQDIENLRQDYSAASLNETDVDANPMRQFDKWFNEAINSKVHEPNAMTLATSTHDGRPSARIVLLKGFSDDGFKFYTNYLSRKGKEISRNPLGALVFYWGDMERQIRIEGTIDKLDRDYSEKYFHSRPKASQLGAVASPQSQEITGRETLEQKMAELEAEYADKTIPKPSFWGGYVLRPRLIEFWQGRRSRLHDRIVYKKIDNKTWKIVRLAP, from the coding sequence ATGGATCAACAAGATATAGAAAATTTAAGGCAGGACTACAGCGCCGCTTCGTTAAATGAAACGGATGTAGATGCCAACCCGATGCGCCAATTTGATAAATGGTTTAACGAAGCCATTAATTCAAAGGTGCATGAACCAAATGCTATGACGCTGGCTACTTCTACCCATGACGGCCGCCCATCGGCCCGTATTGTATTATTAAAGGGATTTAGCGATGATGGCTTTAAATTTTATACTAACTACCTCAGCCGTAAAGGCAAAGAGATTAGTAGGAACCCACTGGGCGCACTGGTATTTTACTGGGGCGATATGGAAAGGCAGATCCGTATAGAAGGTACGATTGATAAGCTCGATCGTGATTATTCAGAAAAGTATTTTCACTCACGCCCCAAGGCAAGTCAGTTAGGTGCTGTTGCATCGCCACAAAGCCAGGAGATTACCGGTCGCGAGACTTTAGAGCAGAAGATGGCAGAACTGGAAGCAGAATATGCTGATAAGACGATACCGAAACCATCTTTTTGGGGTGGCTACGTTTTACGCCCGCGCCTTATTGAGTTTTGGCAGGGTCGCCGTAGTCGCTTACACGACCGGATCGTATACAAAAAAATAGATAACAAGACCTGGAAAATAGTTCGCCTGGCGCCATGA
- a CDS encoding NADH dehydrogenase (Catalyzes the transfer of electrons from NADH to quinone) gives MTATSKYNLALETYQKKIADAAVEDMVLNMGPQHPSTHGVLRLELITDGEIVKEVIPHIGYLHRCFEKHAESLTYQQTIPFTDRMDYLASMNNSHAWVMGVEKMLGIDQDIPKRIEYIRVLVCELNRIASHLIAIGTYGIDIGAFTPFLWCFRDREHIMGMLEWASGSRMLYNYIWVGGLFYDLPVGFEERCREFVDYFKPKMVELNRLLTDNQIFISRTANVGVLPLDVAINYGCSGPVLRGSGLKYDLRRIDNYSAYPELDFEIPVGTGLMGKTGDCWDRYKVRVDEIDESLKIIDQCLNRLQNELKRTPDFDPRAKLPRKLTPKKQDYYARAEGTKGELGFYFIHDNERSEIPFRVKSRGPSFCNLSVLEELGKGVMIADLVATIGSLDFVLGEVDR, from the coding sequence ATAACTGCTACTTCAAAATATAACCTTGCTTTAGAAACCTATCAAAAAAAGATAGCGGACGCCGCCGTGGAAGACATGGTGCTCAATATGGGGCCGCAGCACCCTTCTACGCACGGCGTTTTAAGGCTGGAGCTGATTACTGATGGCGAAATCGTTAAAGAAGTGATCCCTCATATTGGTTATCTGCACCGGTGTTTTGAAAAACATGCTGAATCCCTTACTTACCAGCAAACTATCCCTTTTACTGACAGGATGGACTACCTGGCATCTATGAATAATAGCCATGCCTGGGTAATGGGAGTGGAAAAAATGCTGGGTATTGATCAGGACATTCCCAAACGTATTGAATACATCCGTGTGTTGGTTTGCGAACTCAACCGCATCGCTTCTCACTTAATTGCCATTGGTACCTATGGTATCGATATAGGGGCTTTCACGCCTTTCCTGTGGTGTTTTCGTGATAGGGAACATATTATGGGCATGCTGGAGTGGGCTTCGGGCTCTAGGATGCTTTACAATTATATTTGGGTGGGTGGCTTATTTTATGATCTGCCGGTTGGTTTTGAAGAGCGCTGCCGGGAGTTTGTTGATTATTTCAAACCGAAAATGGTAGAGCTTAACCGACTGCTTACAGATAATCAAATTTTCATTAGCAGGACGGCTAATGTAGGCGTGTTGCCACTGGATGTCGCGATCAATTATGGTTGCTCAGGCCCTGTTTTACGTGGATCCGGATTAAAATATGATCTGCGCCGGATAGATAACTACTCGGCTTATCCTGAACTGGATTTTGAGATACCGGTAGGTACAGGGTTAATGGGCAAAACCGGGGATTGCTGGGACCGCTATAAAGTGCGGGTTGATGAAATAGATGAGTCGCTAAAGATCATTGACCAGTGCCTTAACCGCTTGCAAAATGAATTGAAACGCACACCGGATTTCGACCCAAGAGCTAAACTCCCCCGGAAGCTCACTCCCAAAAAACAGGATTACTATGCCCGGGCCGAAGGCACTAAGGGCGAACTTGGCTTTTACTTTATTCATGATAACGAGCGCAGCGAAATCCCTTTCCGCGTAAAATCCCGTGGGCCCAGCTTCTGTAATCTAAGCGTACTGGAAGAATTAGGCAAAGGCGTAATGATTGCCGATCTCGTTGCCACCATCGGCTCGCTGGATTTCGTATTGGGCGAAGTGGACAGGTAG
- a CDS encoding NADH dehydrogenase, which translates to MSFDDIKLLLTEKFGETVVTGEERTGMQPALLIDPDKIVAVCLELRNNLRTYFDFLSCLSGVDYGVEDGRFGVVYHLSSIPYNLQLVLKISRSNSRDLEDLPSFPSITSVYRAADWHEREAFDMYGIYFEGHPDMRRLLMPDDWEGFPLRKDYQNAEYYKGIKID; encoded by the coding sequence ATGAGTTTTGATGACATTAAATTATTGCTGACCGAAAAGTTTGGCGAAACGGTTGTAACCGGCGAAGAACGCACCGGTATGCAGCCCGCCCTGCTGATTGATCCTGATAAAATAGTGGCGGTTTGCCTTGAGCTACGCAATAACCTGCGTACTTACTTTGATTTTCTGAGCTGTTTAAGCGGTGTAGATTATGGTGTGGAGGACGGGCGATTCGGTGTAGTTTATCACCTTTCGTCTATTCCGTATAATTTGCAGCTGGTACTTAAAATAAGCAGATCCAACAGTCGGGATTTGGAAGATCTGCCTTCTTTCCCCAGCATTACATCGGTTTACCGGGCCGCCGATTGGCACGAGCGGGAAGCTTTTGATATGTACGGAATTTATTTTGAAGGCCACCCTGACATGCGCAGGCTTTTGATGCCGGATGATTGGGAAGGGTTTCCATTGCGTAAAGACTATCAGAATGCGGAGTATTATAAAGGAATAAAGATAGATTAA